A genomic stretch from Lysobacter soyae includes:
- a CDS encoding DUF3011 domain-containing protein, translating to MKRDFAATMNPVNCLLLAVALPTTAFAADIRNLFRKAEDGKVIRCESRAMETNVCKADVSGGVHLLRQLSKTQCVENRNWRGTRDGIQVSGGCRADFNLGPPKKVYGNQVLICESVGHRWKLCSADTRDGVRLARQLSDTSACIRNQTWGVRNEGVWVASGCRAEFRIGAAEEPVASGVPARITRCDSENGMRKRCRIDTGKGVRLVQKISSSPCTYGSTWGFDDDEIWVRRGCRAEFQIDIEPRDIVAKPQIPANAALVRCESEDNQPRRCPIPAVEHIQVKEQLSNKSCVEGKSWRTEQRAIVVKSGCRAVFAVW from the coding sequence ATGAAACGCGATTTTGCCGCCACGATGAATCCCGTCAATTGCCTGCTGCTTGCGGTGGCGTTGCCGACGACGGCGTTCGCCGCTGACATCCGGAATCTGTTTCGAAAAGCCGAGGACGGAAAAGTCATCCGCTGCGAATCGCGGGCCATGGAGACCAATGTCTGCAAGGCCGATGTCAGTGGTGGCGTTCACCTCTTGCGCCAACTTTCCAAGACCCAATGTGTGGAGAATCGGAACTGGCGGGGTACCCGCGATGGCATCCAAGTCAGCGGCGGATGTCGCGCAGACTTCAATTTGGGCCCGCCGAAAAAGGTCTACGGCAATCAGGTCTTGATTTGTGAATCGGTCGGACACCGTTGGAAGCTCTGTAGCGCAGATACACGCGACGGAGTTCGACTGGCACGTCAGCTCTCCGACACCTCGGCGTGTATCCGCAATCAAACCTGGGGTGTGCGTAACGAAGGCGTCTGGGTTGCGTCCGGCTGCCGCGCGGAATTTCGCATCGGCGCGGCAGAGGAACCGGTTGCCAGCGGCGTGCCGGCGCGCATCACGCGCTGTGATTCGGAAAACGGCATGCGTAAGCGCTGTCGCATCGACACGGGCAAAGGGGTGCGCTTGGTGCAAAAGATTTCCTCTTCACCTTGTACTTACGGCAGCACCTGGGGCTTCGACGACGATGAAATTTGGGTTCGTCGGGGTTGCCGCGCAGAGTTCCAGATAGATATCGAACCGCGCGATATCGTCGCAAAACCGCAGATTCCTGCCAATGCGGCGCTCGTTCGCTGTGAGTCCGAAGACAATCAGCCCCGACGTTGTCCCATCCCGGCGGTGGAGCACATCCAGGTCAAAGAACAGTTGTCGAACAAGTCGTGTGTGGAAGGCAAATCGTGGCGCACGGAGCAACGTGCGATTGTCGTGAAGTCAGGTTGCCGCGCTGTATTCGCGGTTTGGTAG
- a CDS encoding DUF3011 domain-containing protein, translating into MRIQNPVVVALGLCALASTAYAQQYGNYRGGYDRGGNGQVFECASVRNDYRECAVPGRGNAVIIRQISKNACVEGRTWGQRNGTVWVQKGCRAQFQARSGWGNGRGGRWDNNNGRYGNTSSFLCESIDGRQNYCGTNTRGEVRFRRQISKSACIEGRTWGIDRRGVWVAGGCRAEFEVRGY; encoded by the coding sequence ATGCGAATTCAAAACCCTGTTGTCGTTGCACTTGGACTTTGTGCGTTGGCGAGCACGGCGTACGCCCAGCAATATGGCAACTACCGCGGCGGCTATGATCGCGGCGGGAACGGTCAGGTCTTCGAGTGCGCTTCAGTACGTAACGACTATCGCGAATGTGCTGTGCCAGGTCGCGGCAACGCCGTCATCATCCGTCAAATTTCCAAGAACGCTTGCGTGGAAGGCAGAACCTGGGGTCAGCGCAACGGTACGGTTTGGGTTCAAAAAGGTTGCCGCGCACAATTCCAAGCACGGTCCGGTTGGGGTAACGGGCGCGGTGGACGTTGGGACAACAACAATGGTCGCTACGGCAATACCAGCTCCTTCCTTTGTGAGTCCATTGACGGGCGGCAAAATTATTGCGGTACGAATACCCGTGGCGAGGTCCGCTTCCGTCGGCAAATTTCCAAATCGGCTTGTATTGAAGGTCGTACCTGGGGGATCGATCGCCGTGGTGTGTGGGTGGCCGGCGGGTGCCGTGCGGAGTTTGAAGTCCGCGGTTATTGA
- the mtnA gene encoding S-methyl-5-thioribose-1-phosphate isomerase, whose amino-acid sequence MNTVDFDRYDHVRPIRWTGEVLELLDQRVLPFETFYRRLHTFDEVAAAIRDLVVRGAPAIGISAAWGVVLAAKQVSAGDGQAALKQLQPAFDVLNASRPTAVNLAWALGRMRAVLAKSGSDWLSALEQEALAIATEDLAANRLMGRAGAELIDVGSGVLTHCNTGSLATAGFGTALGVIRAGVAEGRIDKVFAGETRPWNQGARLTVWELQEDGIPATLIADAAAAHLMKTGQVQWVVVGADRICANGDTANKIGTYQLAIAARHHGVKVMVVAPSSTVDMDTASGEHIEIEERDPGELLTALGKRTVAEGIVAWNPVFDVTPHDLIDAIVTERGVILSPDETGMRAVFGTP is encoded by the coding sequence ATGAATACTGTCGACTTCGATCGCTATGACCACGTCCGTCCAATTCGTTGGACGGGCGAGGTACTCGAATTGCTGGACCAACGCGTGCTGCCGTTTGAGACGTTTTACCGGCGTCTCCATACGTTCGACGAAGTGGCGGCAGCCATTCGTGACCTCGTTGTGCGCGGTGCGCCGGCGATCGGCATTTCGGCGGCATGGGGTGTGGTGCTCGCTGCCAAACAAGTCAGTGCAGGCGACGGCCAAGCGGCCTTGAAGCAATTGCAACCGGCATTCGATGTTTTGAATGCATCACGGCCTACCGCCGTGAATCTGGCATGGGCGCTGGGCCGAATGCGTGCTGTGCTCGCGAAGTCGGGAAGTGACTGGCTTTCGGCGCTGGAGCAAGAGGCGCTGGCCATTGCGACGGAAGATCTTGCAGCCAACCGTTTGATGGGACGTGCGGGTGCCGAATTGATCGACGTCGGCAGCGGTGTCTTAACCCATTGCAATACGGGTTCACTCGCGACGGCCGGTTTCGGCACGGCTTTGGGCGTCATTCGTGCAGGCGTGGCCGAAGGGCGCATCGACAAGGTTTTTGCCGGTGAGACACGCCCTTGGAACCAGGGTGCGCGGTTAACCGTTTGGGAGCTGCAAGAAGATGGCATTCCTGCCACCTTGATCGCCGATGCCGCAGCCGCGCACTTGATGAAAACCGGTCAAGTGCAATGGGTGGTCGTCGGCGCCGACCGGATTTGTGCGAACGGCGACACCGCCAACAAAATCGGCACGTATCAATTGGCCATCGCCGCGCGACACCATGGCGTCAAAGTGATGGTGGTGGCACCGTCTTCCACCGTTGATATGGATACGGCAAGTGGCGAACATATCGAGATCGAAGAACGTGATCCCGGTGAGTTGCTCACGGCATTGGGAAAACGCACCGTCGCTGAGGGAATCGTCGCGTGGAACCCCGTGTTCGACGTCACACCCCATGACTTGATCGATGCCATTGTCACTGAGCGCGGCGTCATTCTGTCGCCGGATGAAACCGGCATGCGGGCTGTTTTCGGTACGCCCTGA
- the gyrA gene encoding DNA gyrase subunit A: MDPAPEIIPVNLEDEMRRSYLDYAMSVIVGRALPDVRDGLKPVHRRVLFAMDELGAHSNRPYYKSARIVGDVIGKYHPHGDASVYDTLVRMAQPFSLRYMLVDGQGNFGSVDGDSAAAMRYTEARMAKLTHELMADIDKETVDFQPNYDEKEMEPTVMPTRFPNLLVNGSAGIAVGMATNIPPHNLTEIINGLLALIDNPELDVEGLMEHIPGPDFPTAAIINGVGGIHLAYKTGRGRVRMRSRATIEVADNGREAIVVTEIPYQVNKARLIEKIAELVKEKKLEGISELRDESDKDGMRIYIEVKRGESADVVLNNLYAQTQMESVFSINMVALVDGRPKTLGLKEILEAFLRHRREVVTRRTIFELRKARARAHILEGLTVALANIDEMIELIKTSANPDEAKQRMLAKVWQAGMVGALLQSAGADASRPEDLPSGVGLLASGYQLTEIQAQQILDMRLHRLTGLEQEKLTDEYRELLEAIRGLIEILEQPGVLMQVIRGELEKTRAEFGDERRSEIRASEEDLDILDLIAPEDVVVTLSHAGYAKRQPATTYRAQRRGGKGRNAAATKDEDFIDQLWLVNTHDTLLTFTSNGRVFWLPVHQLPDAGPQARGRPIVNWISLEPEERVQAVLPVREYEEGKYVFFATRNGTVKKTALTEFAYKLARGKIAINLAEGDALVNAELSDGSRDIMLFASNGKAVRFAGESVRPMGRTATGVRGMKLAEGEHVCSLIVIDGDGDILTASENGFGKRTEETAFPRKGRGTQGVIALKTTDRNGALVGAIQLSDHHDVLLISDGGTLVRTPAADIAQVGRNTQGVTLMRMQEGEKLQAIERLDVSLDEADGDTDAE; encoded by the coding sequence ATGGACCCGGCACCGGAAATCATCCCGGTCAATCTCGAAGACGAAATGCGCCGCAGCTACCTCGATTACGCCATGAGCGTGATCGTCGGACGTGCGCTCCCTGATGTTCGCGACGGTTTGAAGCCTGTCCACCGACGCGTTCTGTTCGCCATGGACGAGCTCGGTGCGCATAGCAATCGCCCGTATTACAAGTCGGCGCGTATCGTCGGTGACGTCATCGGTAAATACCATCCGCACGGCGACGCGTCCGTTTACGACACGCTCGTGCGCATGGCGCAACCGTTTTCCCTGCGCTACATGCTGGTAGACGGGCAAGGTAACTTCGGTTCGGTGGATGGCGACTCTGCCGCCGCCATGCGTTATACCGAAGCGCGCATGGCCAAGCTGACGCACGAGCTCATGGCGGATATCGACAAAGAAACCGTCGATTTCCAACCGAACTACGACGAAAAGGAAATGGAACCGACGGTGATGCCGACGCGTTTCCCGAACCTGCTGGTCAACGGTTCCGCCGGTATTGCCGTGGGGATGGCGACCAACATCCCGCCCCACAACTTGACCGAAATCATCAACGGGCTTTTGGCCTTGATCGACAATCCAGAACTGGATGTCGAAGGGTTGATGGAGCATATCCCCGGACCCGATTTCCCGACCGCCGCGATCATCAACGGCGTCGGTGGCATTCATCTCGCCTATAAGACGGGTCGCGGTCGCGTCCGTATGCGTTCGCGCGCCACGATTGAAGTGGCCGACAACGGTCGGGAAGCCATCGTTGTCACCGAGATCCCTTATCAGGTCAACAAGGCGCGATTGATTGAGAAGATCGCTGAACTTGTGAAGGAAAAGAAACTCGAAGGCATCAGCGAATTGCGCGACGAGTCCGACAAGGACGGCATGCGCATCTACATCGAAGTCAAACGCGGCGAATCGGCGGACGTTGTCTTGAACAACTTGTACGCGCAGACGCAGATGGAATCCGTCTTCAGCATCAACATGGTGGCCTTGGTCGACGGACGTCCGAAGACCTTGGGATTGAAGGAAATTCTGGAAGCCTTCTTGCGCCATCGCCGCGAAGTGGTGACGCGCCGTACGATTTTCGAGTTGCGCAAGGCCCGCGCCCGCGCGCACATCTTGGAAGGTTTGACCGTTGCGCTGGCCAACATCGACGAAATGATCGAGCTGATCAAAACGTCGGCGAATCCGGATGAAGCAAAACAACGCATGTTGGCCAAAGTCTGGCAGGCCGGCATGGTGGGTGCGCTCCTGCAATCGGCAGGTGCTGATGCCTCACGTCCGGAGGATTTGCCGAGTGGTGTGGGATTGCTGGCCTCCGGTTATCAATTGACCGAGATCCAGGCGCAACAGATCCTGGATATGCGTTTGCATCGCCTGACCGGTCTTGAGCAAGAAAAACTGACCGACGAATATCGTGAGTTGTTGGAGGCCATCCGCGGCTTGATCGAAATTCTCGAGCAGCCCGGTGTCCTCATGCAGGTGATCCGCGGCGAACTTGAGAAGACGAGGGCAGAGTTCGGCGACGAACGTCGCAGTGAGATTCGCGCCAGCGAAGAAGACCTCGATATTCTCGACCTGATCGCACCTGAAGACGTGGTAGTCACCCTGTCGCATGCGGGCTATGCGAAGCGCCAGCCGGCGACGACCTACCGCGCCCAGCGCCGTGGGGGCAAAGGTCGTAACGCCGCTGCGACGAAGGACGAGGATTTCATCGATCAACTGTGGTTGGTCAACACGCATGACACGCTCCTGACGTTTACCAGCAACGGTCGTGTCTTCTGGTTGCCGGTTCACCAATTGCCCGACGCAGGACCGCAGGCGCGCGGTCGCCCGATCGTCAATTGGATTTCTTTGGAGCCGGAAGAACGCGTGCAAGCGGTGCTGCCGGTGCGTGAATACGAAGAAGGCAAGTATGTTTTCTTTGCCACGCGCAACGGCACCGTAAAGAAAACGGCGTTGACCGAGTTCGCTTACAAATTGGCACGCGGAAAAATTGCCATCAATTTGGCCGAGGGTGATGCCTTGGTCAATGCCGAGCTGTCAGACGGCAGCCGCGACATCATGTTGTTCGCATCGAATGGCAAGGCGGTCCGTTTCGCGGGTGAGTCGGTGCGTCCGATGGGTCGTACCGCCACCGGGGTCCGTGGCATGAAGCTGGCCGAAGGTGAGCATGTGTGCAGTCTGATCGTCATTGACGGCGATGGCGACATTCTGACCGCGAGTGAAAACGGTTTCGGCAAACGCACCGAAGAAACGGCTTTCCCCCGCAAGGGTCGCGGTACGCAAGGCGTCATAGCATTGAAGACCACAGACCGCAACGGCGCACTCGTCGGTGCAATCCAACTCAGTGATCATCACGATGTGCTGTTGATTTCGGATGGCGGCACTTTGGTGCGCACGCCGGCGGCGGATATCGCGCAAGTCGGTCGCAACACGCAAGGCGTCACGCTGATGCGCATGCAAGAAGGCGAAAAACTCCAGGCAATCGAGCGTTTGGACGTGTCGCTGGATGAGGCTGACGGCGACACAGACGCCGAATAA
- a CDS encoding ferritin-like domain-containing protein: MATKKATKKSATKKVVAKKTAAVKASARAVQEPKPTAERKVSVSYEREAFTDVATLRANARKNVDKGAVTDSYGADRKLVIELLNEALATEWVCVLRYMRHYFTASGMLADAVKAEFLEHAKQEQAHADKIAERIVQLGGEPDLNPATLTERSHAEYKEGANLKDMVKENLIAERIAIDSYREMINYIGDRDTTTKRMLMAILAQEEEHADEFADLLNGWIGS, encoded by the coding sequence ATGGCTACCAAAAAAGCGACCAAGAAATCCGCAACCAAGAAAGTCGTTGCCAAGAAGACAGCGGCGGTCAAAGCGTCCGCCCGCGCTGTGCAGGAACCCAAGCCCACGGCTGAGCGCAAAGTCAGCGTCTCCTATGAGCGTGAGGCTTTCACAGATGTGGCGACCTTACGCGCCAACGCGCGCAAAAATGTCGACAAAGGTGCGGTCACCGACAGCTACGGTGCCGACCGGAAGTTGGTGATCGAACTGCTCAACGAAGCGTTGGCCACGGAATGGGTTTGCGTGTTGCGCTACATGCGCCATTACTTCACGGCCTCGGGCATGCTGGCCGATGCGGTCAAAGCTGAGTTCCTGGAGCATGCCAAGCAAGAGCAAGCCCATGCGGACAAGATTGCCGAGCGCATTGTGCAGTTGGGCGGTGAGCCCGACCTCAATCCGGCAACGCTGACCGAACGCTCGCACGCCGAGTACAAGGAAGGCGCAAATCTCAAAGACATGGTCAAGGAAAATTTGATTGCCGAGCGCATCGCGATCGATAGCTATCGTGAAATGATCAACTACATCGGCGACCGGGATACGACGACAAAACGTATGCTCATGGCCATCCTGGCCCAAGAAGAAGAGCATGCCGACGAATTCGCAGACCTGTTGAACGGCTGGATCGGCAGCTAA
- a CDS encoding peroxiredoxin, producing the protein MTIAVGDSLPSTRIEIVGNTLGAATEQVDLATFAANRKLVLFSVPGAFTPTCSEQHLPGFVEHYREFKDKGVDVACVSVNDKFVMQAWAQSRNVPEGMLMIADGNGDLVKALGLDSDFSAYGMGTRGQRFALLADNGVVKSVEIEAPGEMRVSSAENMLTHIS; encoded by the coding sequence ATGACTATTGCAGTGGGCGACTCCCTGCCCTCCACCCGAATTGAAATTGTTGGAAACACCCTCGGTGCAGCGACCGAACAAGTTGACCTCGCGACCTTCGCTGCAAATCGCAAACTCGTGCTGTTCTCGGTTCCCGGTGCATTCACGCCGACCTGCTCCGAACAGCATCTGCCCGGATTCGTCGAGCACTACCGCGAATTCAAAGACAAGGGCGTCGACGTTGCCTGCGTCTCGGTTAATGACAAGTTTGTCATGCAGGCGTGGGCCCAGTCGCGCAACGTGCCAGAGGGCATGTTGATGATCGCGGACGGTAATGGCGATCTGGTGAAAGCCCTCGGCTTGGATTCGGACTTCAGTGCCTACGGCATGGGTACGCGCGGTCAGCGCTTCGCCTTGCTGGCAGACAACGGCGTCGTGAAATCCGTCGAAATCGAAGCACCGGGTGAAATGCGTGTATCCAGTGCCGAAAACATGTTGACCCATATCTCTTGA
- a CDS encoding DnaJ C-terminal domain-containing protein → MQFKDYYAILGVEPGAGEAEIKTAYRRLARKYHPDVSKEAGAEERFKEVNEAYEALRDPQKRAHYDQLRAAGYRPGQDVPPPGGGFHRGGQDDFDFEEIFAGGGAGGGFSDFFEQMFGRGRGRAGGAPGARGNGDSRAKLSVPLEAVYKGESIRIGVGGKSLDIKIPKGIRQGQVIRLPNQGANGGNLLLEVEYAAHPDFEVDGRNILHIVPIMPWQAALGGTISVATLGGQVELKIPAGSEAGKKLRLRGRGLPGASPGDQIVELEIVAPVPVSDAQRDAYASLKQAFDA, encoded by the coding sequence ATGCAGTTCAAAGACTATTACGCGATCTTGGGCGTTGAGCCCGGCGCCGGAGAAGCGGAAATCAAGACCGCCTACCGCCGGCTGGCGCGGAAATACCACCCGGACGTCAGCAAAGAGGCCGGGGCGGAAGAGCGCTTCAAGGAAGTCAATGAGGCGTATGAGGCACTTCGGGACCCGCAGAAGCGCGCCCATTACGACCAATTGCGCGCCGCGGGCTATCGACCCGGCCAAGATGTTCCGCCACCCGGCGGCGGTTTCCACCGGGGCGGCCAGGACGATTTCGACTTCGAAGAAATCTTTGCCGGCGGCGGTGCAGGTGGCGGTTTCAGTGATTTCTTCGAGCAAATGTTCGGGCGCGGTCGCGGACGCGCGGGCGGCGCACCGGGGGCTCGTGGCAATGGTGACAGCCGGGCGAAGTTGAGCGTGCCCTTGGAAGCTGTCTACAAAGGCGAGTCGATCCGCATTGGTGTCGGCGGCAAATCACTGGACATCAAGATTCCCAAAGGCATTCGACAAGGTCAGGTCATTCGCCTGCCCAACCAAGGCGCAAACGGCGGCAACCTGTTGTTGGAAGTCGAGTATGCGGCGCACCCCGATTTTGAAGTCGATGGCCGGAATATCCTGCACATCGTGCCGATCATGCCGTGGCAAGCCGCGTTGGGCGGGACAATCAGCGTCGCCACCTTGGGCGGACAGGTCGAACTCAAAATTCCAGCAGGTTCGGAAGCCGGCAAGAAACTTCGTTTGCGCGGTCGCGGCTTGCCCGGCGCATCGCCAGGCGATCAAATTGTCGAGTTGGAAATCGTCGCGCCGGTGCCGGTCTCAGATGCGCAAAGAGACGCTTACGCGTCTCTCAAGCAGGCCTTTGATGCGTGA
- a CDS encoding response regulator transcription factor has protein sequence MSHILIVDDSPSQVLGLQRILEKMGHQVSAAEDGAAGVQAAKDLLPDLILMDVVMPNLNGFQATRAISREPTTAHIPVILVTTKDQETDKVWGMRQGAKAYVTKPFSESELQASINAFLSPEA, from the coding sequence ATGTCACACATCCTGATCGTCGACGACTCACCATCGCAAGTCTTGGGTTTGCAGCGCATTCTCGAAAAGATGGGCCACCAGGTCAGCGCCGCGGAAGACGGTGCCGCCGGTGTTCAGGCGGCAAAAGATCTGTTGCCGGATCTGATCCTGATGGATGTGGTGATGCCGAATTTGAACGGTTTCCAAGCCACCCGTGCGATCTCGCGCGAACCCACCACTGCGCACATTCCCGTCATCCTGGTCACGACCAAAGACCAGGAAACAGACAAAGTCTGGGGAATGCGTCAAGGCGCCAAGGCTTATGTCACCAAGCCTTTCAGCGAATCCGAACTGCAAGCTTCCATCAACGCCTTCCTGTCGCCTGAAGCCTAA
- a CDS encoding oxidoreductase, whose product MSKFNAFRIRDDAQGYRSGIEAVTLDDLTPGEVDIKVAWSSINFKDALAATGQGKILRNFPLNGGIDVAGTVVASRDSAFKEGDAVLVTGCGLSETRDGGYSEYARLPAKWVIPLPTGLDLRQAMILGTAGFTAALALFRMQDNRQTPDMGPIAITGATGGVGSLAVAIFSRAGYTVHAVTGKADQAPYLKSLGASDILGRDALDTRRPMESARFGGALDNVGGAMLNSLLAQTVPYGNVATAGLAASSELPTTVMPFIIRGVSLLGVASAGTARDIREAVWAHLASDWKPQNLDAIATDEVTLDGMAPIFERMLAGRSLGRTVVRIGASAL is encoded by the coding sequence ATGAGCAAATTCAATGCGTTTCGGATCAGGGACGATGCCCAGGGTTATCGCAGCGGTATCGAGGCAGTCACATTGGACGATCTGACGCCTGGCGAAGTTGACATCAAGGTGGCTTGGTCCTCAATCAATTTCAAAGATGCGTTGGCGGCCACCGGACAAGGAAAGATCCTGCGCAATTTCCCGCTGAACGGCGGCATTGATGTCGCCGGCACGGTCGTTGCTTCACGCGATTCCGCGTTCAAGGAAGGCGACGCGGTGTTGGTGACCGGCTGCGGATTGAGCGAGACGCGCGATGGCGGCTATTCGGAATACGCACGTCTCCCGGCGAAATGGGTCATTCCCCTTCCAACCGGGCTGGATCTACGGCAAGCGATGATTTTGGGCACCGCCGGTTTCACTGCCGCGCTGGCCCTGTTTCGAATGCAAGACAACCGACAGACGCCCGACATGGGGCCGATCGCCATCACCGGCGCGACGGGCGGTGTCGGCTCATTGGCTGTCGCCATCTTTTCTCGTGCGGGTTACACGGTCCACGCGGTCACGGGCAAAGCCGACCAAGCGCCCTACCTCAAGTCTTTGGGGGCGAGTGACATCTTGGGGCGTGACGCCTTGGATACCCGCCGGCCGATGGAGTCGGCCCGTTTCGGAGGCGCCTTGGACAATGTCGGAGGGGCGATGTTGAACAGTCTCCTCGCGCAGACGGTGCCCTACGGCAATGTCGCCACCGCAGGCCTTGCGGCCTCTTCCGAGTTACCGACCACCGTGATGCCGTTCATCATCCGCGGCGTCTCCTTGCTCGGCGTGGCATCGGCAGGCACCGCCCGAGACATCCGTGAGGCCGTTTGGGCACACCTCGCGTCGGATTGGAAGCCTCAGAATCTGGATGCCATCGCCACTGATGAAGTCACGCTCGATGGCATGGCCCCGATTTTCGAGCGCATGCTGGCCGGGCGCTCGCTCGGCCGGACCGTAGTGCGAATTGGCGCATCCGCGTTGTAA
- a CDS encoding TIGR00730 family Rossman fold protein, translating into MKKICVYCGANAGARPAYTAAARALGERIARDGHALVYGGGNVGLMGQVADATLAAGGNVYGVIPQQLVEWEVAHRGLTELIVVDNMHTRKMRMFEMADAFIALPGGFGTLDEMFEMLTWRQLGLGKKPCAFLSVEGFWSPLMSVVDTMVTERFLHEDQRADLWHGEDIDALFEWMTHYTPANADKWLDEKRRSQLKGMKDT; encoded by the coding sequence ATGAAGAAGATTTGTGTGTATTGCGGCGCCAACGCAGGCGCACGGCCGGCTTACACCGCAGCCGCTCGCGCTTTGGGCGAACGCATTGCGCGTGACGGGCATGCCCTCGTGTACGGCGGTGGCAATGTTGGATTGATGGGACAAGTCGCCGACGCCACGCTCGCGGCCGGAGGCAACGTTTACGGCGTCATTCCGCAGCAGCTCGTCGAATGGGAAGTCGCGCATCGCGGCCTCACCGAGTTGATCGTGGTCGATAACATGCATACGCGAAAAATGCGCATGTTCGAAATGGCCGATGCCTTTATCGCGCTACCGGGTGGATTCGGCACCTTGGACGAAATGTTTGAGATGTTGACCTGGCGACAATTGGGTCTTGGCAAAAAGCCCTGCGCGTTCTTAAGCGTGGAAGGGTTTTGGTCGCCGCTGATGTCTGTGGTCGATACGATGGTGACGGAACGCTTCTTGCATGAAGACCAACGCGCCGATCTCTGGCATGGCGAAGATATCGACGCACTCTTCGAGTGGATGACGCACTACACCCCCGCCAACGCGGACAAATGGCTCGACGAAAAACGGCGAAGCCAACTTAAAGGCATGAAGGACACCTGA